In Mastomys coucha isolate ucsf_1 unplaced genomic scaffold, UCSF_Mcou_1 pScaffold20, whole genome shotgun sequence, one DNA window encodes the following:
- the LOC116098516 gene encoding anionic trypsin-2-like, which produces MLVKVKHSLLSATINALLILALVGTAVAFLADDDDKIVGGCVCQENSVPYQVSLNSGYHFCGGSLINDQWVVSAAHCYKSRIQVRLGEHNINVLEGDEQFVNAAKIIKHPDFNRKTLNNDIMLIKLSSPVTLNARVATVALPSSCAPAGTQCLISGWGNTLSLGVNNPDLLQCLDAPLLPQADCEASYTGKITENMVCAGFLEGGKDSCQGDSGGPVVCNGELQGIVSWGNGCALADNPGVYTKICNYVDWIQDTITSN; this is translated from the exons ATGCTTGTAAAAGTGAAA CATTCATTACTTTCTGCCACCATCAATGCTCTTCTGATCCTGGCCCTTGTGGGAACTGCTG TCGCTTTCCTTGCTGATGATGATGACAAGATCGTTGGAGGCTGTGTCTGTCAGGAGAACTCTGTCCCCTACCAGGTATCCTTGAACTCTGGCTACCACTTCTGTGGAGGATCCCTCATCAATGACCAATGGGTGGTGTCTGCTGCTCACTGTTACAAAAG CCGCATCCAAGTGAGACTGGGAGAGCACAACATCAATGTCCTGGAGGGCGATGAGCAGTTTGTCAATGCTGCCAAGATCATCAAGCACCCTGACTTCAATAGGAAGACCCTGAACAATGACATCATGCTCATCAAGCTCTCTTCCCCTGTGACTCTTAATGCCAGAGTGGCCACTGTGGCTCTGCCCAGCTCCTGTGCACCTGCAGGCACTCAGTGTCTCATCTCTGGCTGGGGCAACACCCTCAGCTTAGGTG TCAACAACCCAGACCTGCTCCAGTGCCTGGATGCCCCACTGCTGCCTCAAGCTGACTGTGAAGCCTCCTATACTGGAAAGATCACTGAGAACATGGTCTGTGCTGGCTTCCTAGAGGGAGGCAAGGATTCCTGCCAG GGTGACTCTGGTGGCCCTGTGGTCTGCAATGGAGAGCTACAAGGTATAGTCTCCTGGGGCAATGGCTGTGCCCTGGCAGACAATCCGGGAGTGTACACCAAGATCTGCAACTATGTAGACTGGATTCAGGACACAATTACTTCCAACTAG